From one Balneolaceae bacterium genomic stretch:
- a CDS encoding GH92 family glycosyl hydrolase: MKTIKYLLVFLVLFTFPAFLHALNGSEKNLHIPEQNDNQVIWSLGEKDHSANEFALAPDGFEDFKYEDFGYEDKFFAVGFHDQKEEIPYVLPGPADTWGGTWSTSGWRSNQITILFSADEQPKNGDYTLYIELADFAKEFLPLVKVYINDQEERVALEAEGYDRGSQRSPSRREEFINEDALKGDDTDATPTTIAIPVDQNVIKKDGNRVTITVLEGSWIKFDQIRLEGPELKLRKAEKLFVREVRPADYQISRNQGDFQPLLVNIEHLEGAPVLSVELDGESVFEETVEMGHYDFEAPMPAVSEPVTSEYTILVDGRKIESGTVKRSPQQTQTLPGYVDTRMGAAHARWMYTPGPSMPFSMVKLSPINQNSGWQAGYDSIFESIGTFSHIHEWTMAGLGIFPTNGPLQTQIGDELKPDSGYRSRIDKNREEAPIGYYKAHLTDYDITAELTSTTRSGLLKFTFPEERDSARVLIDFHIPAEYNYVLKEVDVKKVSDYRLEGYSDQFSGGVWSNDADQDYTVHFVIEFDQPIHSMGGWVEDEIVEGEHLNAKDIKDAGLFVYFDQKENSVVQVRTGISLVSIENASENLETEMSEPFGWNFDAVRQNQVDTWDNLMSRVLISTNNRLEKKRFYNTVYRSLSTRNTWSDVNGEWRGTDGAVHRLMDPDHVALGCDAFWNTFWNLNQMWNLITPEWSNRWVNSQLAMYDAYGWLAKGPAGMNFVPVMVAEHEIPLIAGAYQMGIRDFDVDKALEAAVKMQSTPARKVHNGFAGNRDLVHYLEHQYVPYDLGRFSNSLEYSFDDWTVGQLAKATGNQEVYETFNDRGYWWKNTISDTGFAHMKDSDGNWLEDFDPFESGANRHYVEGNAWQLTHFVPQDVPALIETIGKERFIENLEGGFEKSYPQRFNALNDQYWEIPVDQGNQQSLHFAFLFNWADKPWLTQKWSRAVMERFYGYGVGNAYLGDEDQGQLSAWFVMAAIGLFQTDGGTRTDPIYEIASPLYERVEIDLGGRYGRGDTFVIEANNASRKNKYVQSATLNGKELNTFYFDASELLNGGSLILEMGPEPNKEWGVTESE, translated from the coding sequence ATGAAAACAATCAAATATCTTCTCGTTTTTCTTGTCTTATTCACTTTCCCTGCATTTCTGCATGCTTTAAACGGCTCAGAAAAAAATCTGCACATTCCCGAACAAAATGATAATCAAGTTATTTGGAGTCTCGGGGAGAAGGATCATTCCGCAAATGAATTTGCACTGGCTCCTGATGGCTTTGAGGATTTTAAATATGAGGATTTCGGGTATGAGGATAAATTTTTTGCGGTTGGTTTTCACGATCAGAAAGAAGAGATACCTTATGTTTTACCGGGACCTGCAGATACCTGGGGCGGTACCTGGTCCACGTCTGGATGGAGAAGCAACCAGATAACGATTCTGTTTTCTGCTGATGAACAACCAAAGAACGGAGATTATACACTCTATATTGAACTTGCTGATTTCGCGAAAGAATTTTTGCCCCTGGTGAAAGTCTACATCAATGATCAGGAAGAGCGGGTTGCTCTTGAAGCAGAAGGATATGACCGGGGATCCCAGCGTTCACCTTCAAGAAGGGAGGAATTTATCAATGAAGACGCGTTAAAAGGGGATGACACAGACGCCACTCCAACGACTATTGCAATTCCGGTGGATCAAAATGTCATCAAAAAAGACGGGAACAGAGTAACGATTACAGTTTTGGAGGGATCATGGATTAAGTTTGATCAGATTCGGCTGGAAGGTCCGGAATTGAAATTGCGTAAAGCAGAAAAGTTATTTGTAAGAGAAGTGCGTCCGGCGGATTATCAGATCTCAAGAAACCAAGGAGATTTTCAGCCGCTGCTGGTAAATATTGAACACCTTGAAGGCGCTCCGGTTTTGAGTGTGGAACTGGACGGGGAATCTGTTTTTGAAGAGACCGTGGAGATGGGGCATTACGATTTTGAAGCGCCCATGCCCGCAGTATCGGAACCGGTTACGAGCGAGTATACGATTCTTGTAGATGGCCGCAAGATAGAATCGGGAACGGTTAAGCGTTCGCCACAGCAGACTCAAACACTTCCGGGTTATGTGGATACCCGCATGGGAGCGGCTCATGCACGCTGGATGTATACGCCGGGTCCTTCGATGCCATTTAGTATGGTAAAACTGAGTCCCATCAACCAAAACTCTGGATGGCAGGCCGGATACGACTCAATTTTTGAGAGCATTGGGACCTTCAGCCATATTCATGAATGGACCATGGCTGGCCTTGGAATTTTTCCGACAAACGGTCCGCTGCAAACCCAAATTGGTGATGAGTTAAAACCGGATTCCGGCTATCGATCCAGGATCGATAAAAACAGAGAAGAAGCCCCCATCGGGTACTATAAAGCTCATCTGACGGATTATGATATTACGGCTGAACTGACATCAACGACAAGAAGCGGCCTGCTGAAATTTACATTTCCCGAAGAGCGAGACAGCGCCCGCGTTTTGATTGATTTCCATATCCCGGCAGAGTACAATTATGTACTGAAAGAAGTGGACGTAAAAAAAGTGTCGGATTATCGGTTGGAAGGGTATTCCGATCAATTTTCAGGCGGTGTCTGGAGTAATGATGCTGACCAGGATTACACCGTTCATTTTGTGATTGAGTTCGATCAACCCATTCATTCCATGGGCGGCTGGGTTGAGGATGAAATAGTTGAAGGTGAACATCTGAACGCAAAAGATATCAAGGACGCTGGCCTGTTTGTCTATTTTGATCAGAAAGAAAATTCCGTTGTGCAGGTTCGTACGGGAATCAGTCTTGTAAGCATTGAAAACGCCTCAGAGAACCTGGAAACAGAAATGAGCGAACCGTTTGGCTGGAATTTTGATGCAGTCAGGCAAAACCAGGTGGATACATGGGATAATTTAATGAGCAGAGTCCTCATCAGCACAAACAACCGCCTGGAAAAAAAGAGGTTTTATAACACGGTTTATCGGTCCCTGAGCACCCGGAATACCTGGAGTGATGTGAATGGCGAGTGGCGCGGAACAGACGGTGCCGTTCACAGGTTGATGGATCCCGATCATGTTGCGCTGGGATGTGATGCGTTCTGGAATACGTTCTGGAACCTGAACCAGATGTGGAACCTGATTACACCGGAGTGGAGCAACCGATGGGTCAATTCGCAGTTGGCCATGTACGATGCGTACGGATGGCTTGCCAAAGGGCCGGCCGGCATGAACTTTGTTCCGGTGATGGTTGCCGAACACGAAATTCCACTGATTGCCGGGGCATACCAGATGGGTATCCGGGATTTTGATGTGGATAAAGCACTGGAAGCAGCCGTTAAAATGCAGAGCACCCCGGCTCGAAAAGTTCATAATGGATTCGCAGGAAACCGGGATCTTGTGCATTATCTTGAACATCAATATGTGCCGTACGATCTCGGTCGGTTTTCAAACAGTTTGGAATATTCGTTTGATGACTGGACGGTTGGACAGCTTGCAAAGGCCACTGGCAATCAAGAGGTATACGAGACTTTTAATGACCGGGGTTATTGGTGGAAAAATACGATTTCCGACACTGGATTTGCTCATATGAAAGATAGTGATGGCAATTGGCTGGAGGATTTTGATCCTTTTGAATCCGGAGCAAACCGCCACTATGTAGAAGGAAATGCCTGGCAGCTCACGCATTTTGTTCCGCAGGATGTACCCGCGCTTATCGAAACGATTGGCAAAGAACGGTTTATTGAAAACCTGGAAGGTGGATTTGAAAAAAGCTATCCCCAGCGGTTCAATGCCCTCAATGATCAATATTGGGAAATTCCTGTGGATCAGGGAAACCAGCAGTCCCTGCATTTTGCATTTTTATTTAACTGGGCGGATAAACCATGGCTCACACAAAAATGGAGCCGGGCTGTTATGGAAAGATTTTACGGTTACGGTGTTGGAAATGCGTACCTGGGCGATGAAGATCAGGGACAGCTTAGCGCCTGGTTTGTGATGGCGGCCATCGGTCTGTTTCAAACCGATGGAGGCACGCGGACGGATCCGATTTATGAAATAGCCAGTCCTTTGTATGAACGGGTTGAAATTGACCTGGGCGGAAGATACGGCCGTGGGGATACATTTGTAATAGAGGCAAACAATGCATCAAGAAAAAACAAGTATGTACAGAGCGCAACGCTGAATGGCAAAGAGTTAAACACATTTTATTTTGATGCCTCTGAGTTGCTGAATGGGGGGTCGCTCATTCTTGAAATGGGGCCAGAACCAAATAAAGAATGGGGAGTTACTGAAAGTGAATAA
- a CDS encoding DUF1553 domain-containing protein, translated as MPIRDGIDGKALEFNKGNSIDLGDIAAFERTEPFSLSIWVNPSDTTAESEAPVIVKMGAIFIGYRGYDLTLLENKISVRLVHGWPFNSIKVTSRDALPLNQWSHIGVTYDGSSKAGGINIYVNGERWESEIFQDNLFKNIAIGEEQKTYPYQNFLIGERNSFEKIEYEGLKLDELKIYDRRLSQAEMMALAGSDDLPALMAAASPELQDEYRKEILSEHYLIHQDENYRQQFEELLQLRVQKSQVTDTLREVMVMGERIKPRDTYVLGRGLYDQRGEKVEPNVPKSVMDFPSNFPRNRLGLAQWLVSDENPLTARVIVNRYWQMYFGNGIVDTPGDFGNQGSLPTHPELLDWLAVTFRESGWDLKALHKKIVMSNTYQQSAVITKEKLAEDPANRYLARGPRFRMSAEMIRDNALAASGLLVEEVGGPSVKPYQPEGLWKEKTSGRYLPEYIQDHGDSLYRRSLYTFWKRTSPPPFMTTFDAPGRSHMSLKRGKTSTPLQALFTLNDPQFVEASRLLAERMMTEGGENLESQISFAFKAATSRAPGEKEIQLLSELYREEFEAFQAEPSRVDSLLGVGEYPVGNNLDTTQLAAGTIVASTILNLDETITKE; from the coding sequence CTGCCGATTCGGGATGGCATTGATGGAAAAGCGCTCGAATTTAATAAAGGAAATTCTATCGATCTGGGTGATATTGCAGCATTTGAACGAACCGAGCCCTTTTCACTGAGTATTTGGGTGAATCCGTCAGACACCACTGCGGAATCGGAGGCTCCGGTTATCGTGAAGATGGGAGCGATATTTATCGGGTACAGGGGATATGATCTGACTCTTCTTGAAAACAAAATCTCTGTCCGGCTGGTACACGGCTGGCCGTTTAATTCGATTAAAGTTACATCGCGAGATGCCTTGCCGCTTAATCAATGGAGTCATATTGGAGTTACGTATGATGGATCAAGCAAAGCCGGTGGAATTAACATCTATGTGAATGGCGAACGTTGGGAATCCGAGATATTCCAGGATAATCTCTTTAAGAATATTGCGATTGGTGAAGAGCAAAAGACCTATCCATACCAGAATTTCCTGATTGGTGAACGAAATTCATTTGAAAAAATAGAGTACGAAGGCCTGAAACTGGATGAGTTGAAAATTTATGACCGCCGGTTGAGCCAGGCTGAGATGATGGCGCTGGCAGGAAGCGACGATTTGCCGGCACTGATGGCCGCCGCCTCACCCGAACTTCAGGATGAATACCGAAAAGAAATTTTATCAGAACACTATCTGATTCATCAGGATGAAAACTATCGGCAACAGTTTGAAGAATTACTACAGCTTCGGGTTCAAAAAAGCCAGGTGACCGATACGCTGCGGGAAGTCATGGTGATGGGAGAGCGGATCAAACCGCGGGATACGTATGTTCTTGGTCGGGGTTTATATGATCAGCGTGGCGAAAAAGTGGAGCCAAATGTTCCGAAAAGTGTGATGGATTTCCCTTCCAACTTTCCCCGAAACAGATTAGGGCTGGCGCAGTGGCTGGTCAGTGATGAAAATCCATTAACGGCGCGTGTGATCGTAAACCGTTACTGGCAGATGTACTTCGGGAATGGAATTGTGGATACACCCGGTGATTTTGGGAACCAGGGTTCGCTGCCCACTCATCCTGAATTGCTGGACTGGCTTGCGGTTACATTTCGTGAAAGCGGCTGGGATCTGAAAGCCTTGCATAAGAAAATTGTGATGTCGAATACCTATCAGCAATCGGCTGTGATTACAAAAGAAAAACTGGCGGAAGATCCGGCCAACAGGTACCTGGCACGCGGACCCCGTTTCCGAATGTCTGCCGAAATGATTCGTGATAATGCTCTTGCCGCAAGTGGATTACTGGTGGAGGAAGTTGGCGGACCCAGCGTAAAACCGTATCAACCCGAAGGATTATGGAAAGAGAAAACATCGGGACGATATCTGCCAGAATATATCCAGGATCATGGAGATTCATTGTATAGGAGAAGTCTCTACACATTTTGGAAGCGAACTTCTCCGCCGCCATTCATGACGACGTTTGACGCTCCGGGACGAAGCCACATGTCATTAAAACGAGGCAAAACCAGCACACCTCTTCAGGCGTTGTTTACGCTTAATGATCCGCAATTTGTAGAAGCTTCCCGATTACTTGCCGAACGAATGATGACGGAGGGCGGTGAAAACCTGGAGAGTCAAATTTCATTCGCGTTTAAAGCGGCAACATCGCGAGCCCCGGGGGAGAAAGAGATTCAACTACTGTCTGAATTATACCGGGAAGAATTTGAAGCATTTCAAGCTGAGCCATCACGAGTTGATTCACTATTGGGGGTGGGTGAATATCCGGTTGGCAACAATTTAGATACGACTCAATTGGCCGCAGGAACCATTGTGGCAAGCACGATCCTCAATCTCGACGAAACCATAACCAAAGAGTAA
- a CDS encoding amylo-alpha-1,6-glucosidase yields the protein MKLSILILGGLLFIFSEDQSKENKILAEKILADTTITKVDSMARNLMKKGFYAGSGYQMVWSRDLNTFIELSCEEYDNSVIRENLLMFFHFQQENGEMLDGYVPREAFTWGDPNPYESATAPGHIGFKNTVESDQETSLIQAIYKYIDKTGDITILNERVDGKTVYNRLKWSVEYLLQERYSEKYGLITGATTFDWGDIQVEGGSVVDVDELTHWSIDVYDNAMLAIAAQNLAEISPDEEKEYWEELNEQLLTNIKEHLWDAENSKFIPHIYIDGSPFPDDFDENEIHYHGGTAVAIEAGVLSRNEIAAVAEQMKRNVELAGAPSIGLTLYPAYPSELLGENVSAPYQYQNGGDWTWFGGRMIQQLIIHGFVNEAYELSRPMIKRVIENDGFYEWYTMEGTPSGSAEFKGSAGVLGKAIQLLNEWAEENK from the coding sequence ATGAAGCTGAGTATTCTAATTTTGGGTGGATTGCTGTTCATTTTTTCTGAAGATCAAAGCAAAGAGAATAAAATTCTTGCGGAGAAAATACTGGCAGATACTACAATTACTAAAGTGGATAGCATGGCCCGTAACCTGATGAAGAAAGGTTTTTATGCGGGATCAGGATATCAAATGGTGTGGTCTCGTGATTTGAATACTTTCATCGAACTCTCATGCGAAGAGTACGACAATAGCGTCATTCGTGAAAACCTCCTGATGTTTTTCCACTTTCAACAGGAAAACGGGGAGATGCTGGATGGCTATGTTCCGCGGGAAGCATTTACCTGGGGCGATCCCAATCCGTATGAGTCGGCCACGGCACCGGGTCATATTGGCTTCAAAAATACGGTTGAATCCGATCAGGAAACATCGTTAATCCAGGCCATTTACAAGTATATAGATAAAACCGGCGACATAACCATTCTGAATGAACGTGTTGACGGAAAAACGGTTTACAATCGCCTCAAATGGTCGGTGGAATATCTGCTCCAAGAGAGATATTCAGAAAAATACGGACTGATAACCGGCGCAACCACTTTTGACTGGGGCGATATTCAGGTTGAAGGCGGATCTGTTGTTGATGTGGATGAGTTGACGCACTGGAGTATTGATGTGTACGATAATGCCATGCTGGCTATTGCCGCACAAAATTTGGCTGAAATAAGCCCTGATGAAGAAAAAGAATATTGGGAAGAGTTGAATGAACAACTTCTGACAAATATTAAAGAGCATCTTTGGGACGCTGAAAACAGTAAATTCATCCCCCATATTTATATCGATGGTTCACCATTCCCCGATGATTTTGATGAAAACGAAATCCATTATCACGGAGGAACAGCAGTAGCTATTGAAGCCGGTGTTTTAAGCCGGAATGAAATTGCAGCAGTAGCTGAACAGATGAAAAGAAATGTTGAACTGGCAGGTGCACCTTCTATCGGTTTAACACTATATCCGGCCTACCCTTCAGAGCTTTTGGGTGAGAATGTTTCGGCTCCTTACCAATATCAAAATGGCGGCGACTGGACTTGGTTTGGGGGGCGGATGATTCAGCAACTCATCATTCATGGTTTTGTAAATGAAGCCTACGAACTATCGCGGCCGATGATTAAACGAGTAATCGAAAATGACGGGTTTTATGAATGGTACACCATGGAAGGGACTCCATCCGGTTCAGCAGAATTTAAAGGCTCGGCCGGTGTTCTGGGTAAAGCCATTCAACTGTTAAACGAGTGGGCAGAGGAAAATAAATAG
- a CDS encoding c-type cytochrome domain-containing protein, with the protein MGESSDLVLFIGRFHPVFVHLPIGFLLLAFLFEICSRFNRFENLEPAVPFTLLLGVASAFTAAGTGYLLSLDGGYGEDLLWTHKWLGISVAVLSLCALVLRQWFYENVQLKKLYTFLMWGMVFGLMGAGHYGGSLTHGSDYLVRYMPEPLRSITGAPVVEAKSIKQIENLDSAKVFMDVIHPILDTRCVSCHNPEKKKGELLLTSYDEIMQGGDSGPALEVGSSERSELVKRILLPDRHDDRMPPSGKQQLTDDQKDLISWWVDLGAPMDQAISGVEVPDEIMEKLNKLTVEGTNFLVRTEVNPPDKSLINQLNQSGGVRISRISQNSNFLQVRTTNGAESIDLNQLSPLSSQVTWLDLSGAAVSDSSLTVLSSFRNLTRLNLSQTGIDGSSLQHLKGLEHLEYLNLYGTKISDQGLNHLQSLPSLKSLYLWRTNVSLEAIQQLKNNLPDVDINTGVNSENITENQD; encoded by the coding sequence ATGGGAGAATCATCTGATCTTGTTCTGTTTATCGGGCGTTTTCATCCCGTCTTTGTACACTTGCCCATTGGATTTTTGCTGTTGGCATTTCTGTTTGAGATCTGTTCACGGTTCAATAGATTTGAAAATCTTGAACCTGCCGTTCCTTTTACTCTTCTTTTAGGTGTAGCGAGTGCATTCACTGCTGCTGGCACCGGTTATCTGCTTTCGCTGGATGGCGGATATGGAGAAGACTTACTTTGGACTCATAAATGGCTCGGAATTTCAGTTGCCGTACTTTCGCTTTGCGCGTTAGTTCTTCGCCAGTGGTTTTATGAGAATGTACAGCTTAAAAAATTGTATACATTTCTAATGTGGGGAATGGTTTTCGGTTTGATGGGAGCGGGTCACTATGGCGGATCGTTAACCCACGGATCGGATTACCTGGTTCGATATATGCCAGAGCCATTGCGATCCATCACCGGAGCTCCTGTGGTTGAAGCAAAAAGTATTAAACAGATCGAGAACCTGGATTCTGCCAAAGTATTTATGGATGTGATTCACCCCATTTTAGATACGAGATGTGTTAGCTGCCACAATCCGGAGAAGAAAAAAGGAGAGCTGCTTCTTACATCTTATGATGAAATTATGCAGGGCGGAGATAGCGGTCCGGCGCTGGAAGTGGGTAGCTCAGAAAGGAGCGAATTGGTAAAACGTATTTTACTGCCCGATCGTCACGATGATCGGATGCCTCCATCCGGGAAACAGCAATTAACCGATGATCAAAAAGACCTGATCTCATGGTGGGTGGATCTGGGCGCTCCGATGGATCAAGCCATTTCCGGAGTGGAAGTACCGGATGAAATCATGGAAAAGCTGAATAAACTGACGGTTGAAGGGACGAACTTTTTGGTGAGAACAGAGGTAAACCCACCAGACAAAAGCCTGATCAACCAACTAAACCAGAGTGGTGGAGTTCGGATTTCGCGAATCTCTCAAAACTCAAACTTCTTGCAGGTCAGAACTACCAATGGAGCAGAAAGTATTGATTTGAATCAGTTATCGCCTCTGTCATCTCAGGTTACCTGGTTAGACCTGTCGGGAGCGGCCGTTTCTGATAGTTCGTTGACTGTGTTATCAAGTTTCAGAAATCTCACCCGACTTAATCTTTCACAAACCGGTATTGATGGCAGCTCACTTCAGCATCTGAAGGGACTGGAGCATCTTGAATATTTGAATCTTTACGGAACCAAGATTAGTGATCAGGGGCTGAACCACCTTCAATCTTTGCCTTCTTTGAAGAGTCTGTATTTGTGGAGGACAAACGTAAGCTTAGAGGCAATCCAACAGCTAAAAAATAATCTGCCTGATGTAGATATAAATACTGGTGTCAATTCAGAGAATATCACAGAGAATCAGGATTAA
- a CDS encoding DUF1501 domain-containing protein: MSEEIDKLNCNMNRRHFLSKTSMGLGAAALASLLSPKTLFGDRSGGLDGALDSPHIIPKAKRIIYLFQSGGPSQQDMFDYKPKLRELQGSDLPPSVRGDQRLTGMTANQDGFPLAGSHFDFEQYGDSGIYVSELMPYTAEVVDELCFVKSVYTDAINHDPAITFIQTGSQQAGRPSMGSWLSYGLGSDNENLPAFSVLISRGSGRPFDQPLYSRLWGNGFLPSLHQGVQFRSGKDPVLNLNDPPGVNKMSRRNMLSKLKDLNKLHLNEFGDPEITSRISQYEMAYRMQTSVPETMDLSDEPDWVFDMYGEDARKPGTYAANCLLARRLAERDVKFVQLYHMGWDQHNGIPDQLPLQCKDIDQASAALVKDLKQRGLLDETLVIWGGEFGRTSYCQGQLTKETYGRDHHPRCFTMWMAGAGVKSGFEYGKTDEFGYNIVENPVHIHDIQATILHLMGVDHERLTYKHQGRRFRLTDVHGHVVEDILA, from the coding sequence ATGTCCGAAGAAATTGACAAGCTGAATTGTAATATGAATCGCCGGCATTTTCTTTCAAAAACAAGCATGGGTTTAGGTGCGGCTGCGTTGGCTTCGTTGCTCAGTCCCAAAACACTTTTTGGTGATCGGTCGGGGGGATTGGACGGAGCACTGGATTCACCGCATATCATCCCCAAAGCAAAACGGATCATCTATCTTTTTCAGAGTGGGGGACCTTCGCAGCAGGATATGTTTGATTACAAGCCAAAGTTACGGGAATTGCAAGGTTCCGATTTGCCTCCATCTGTGAGGGGTGATCAGCGGTTAACCGGCATGACGGCCAACCAGGATGGATTTCCATTGGCCGGTTCGCATTTTGATTTTGAGCAATATGGTGACAGCGGTATTTACGTCAGCGAATTGATGCCTTATACTGCTGAAGTTGTGGATGAGCTCTGTTTTGTGAAGTCAGTGTATACGGATGCTATTAACCATGATCCGGCTATCACCTTCATCCAAACAGGTTCGCAGCAGGCCGGCCGTCCAAGTATGGGCTCTTGGTTGAGTTATGGATTGGGTTCAGACAATGAGAATCTACCGGCTTTTAGCGTATTGATCTCCCGAGGATCGGGTCGGCCGTTTGATCAGCCTCTCTATTCCCGACTTTGGGGAAATGGGTTTTTACCATCACTGCATCAGGGGGTTCAGTTTCGGTCCGGGAAAGATCCCGTTCTGAATCTGAATGATCCCCCGGGTGTAAACAAAATGAGCAGACGTAATATGCTTAGTAAACTGAAAGATCTGAATAAATTGCACCTGAACGAGTTTGGCGATCCTGAAATTACATCCCGCATCAGCCAGTATGAAATGGCGTATCGAATGCAGACCTCGGTTCCCGAAACGATGGATCTTTCTGATGAACCGGATTGGGTGTTTGATATGTACGGAGAAGACGCTCGAAAACCGGGTACGTACGCGGCAAATTGTCTGTTGGCACGACGGTTAGCTGAGCGGGATGTGAAATTCGTTCAGTTGTACCATATGGGTTGGGATCAGCATAATGGTATTCCGGATCAGCTGCCTCTTCAGTGTAAAGATATTGACCAGGCATCGGCGGCGTTGGTGAAAGACCTGAAACAGCGTGGTTTGCTGGATGAAACACTTGTGATTTGGGGCGGAGAGTTCGGCCGCACATCTTACTGCCAGGGACAACTCACCAAAGAAACTTATGGCCGCGATCATCACCCAAGATGTTTTACCATGTGGATGGCCGGCGCAGGTGTAAAGTCAGGTTTTGAATATGGCAAAACCGATGAATTTGGATACAACATTGTGGAGAACCCGGTTCATATTCACGATATCCAGGCGACTATTTTACATTTGATGGGCGTGGACCACGAACGGCTCACGTACAAACACCAGGGTCGCCGGTTCCGATTGACGGACGTACACGGCCATGTAGTGGAAGATATTTTAGCATGA